The following coding sequences are from one Candidatus Nitrohelix vancouverensis window:
- the xth gene encoding exodeoxyribonuclease III, translated as MKIYSWNVNGIRAVMKKGFLDWLETASPDVVCLQEIKATPDQLGRSIDDIKGYHMVWNPAQRKGYSGVAIFSKIQPKGIHLGIGIERFDVEGRVIRLEFEEFDLFGVYFPNGTSGPERLQYKMEFYDAFLEHCEQLRREGKKLVITGDVNTAHCAIDLRNPKANAKNSGFLPEERAWMDKFIAKGYVDTFRNLHPDEPDHYTWWSYRANVRAKNVGWRIDYFFVTEDLTDQVRDSFIEASVMGSDHCPIGLQLDAS; from the coding sequence ATGAAAATATACAGTTGGAACGTAAACGGAATCCGCGCAGTCATGAAAAAAGGATTTCTGGATTGGCTGGAAACAGCCTCGCCCGATGTCGTTTGCCTGCAGGAAATCAAGGCGACCCCGGACCAGTTGGGTCGCAGTATCGACGATATCAAGGGATACCATATGGTGTGGAATCCGGCCCAGAGAAAAGGGTATAGTGGAGTTGCAATATTCTCAAAAATCCAGCCCAAGGGGATTCATCTGGGCATCGGGATCGAACGCTTTGACGTGGAGGGTCGTGTCATTCGTCTGGAATTTGAGGAGTTCGATCTGTTCGGCGTGTATTTTCCGAACGGCACGAGCGGCCCGGAACGACTGCAATATAAAATGGAATTTTACGACGCTTTTCTGGAGCATTGCGAGCAACTGCGTCGCGAGGGTAAAAAGCTGGTGATTACCGGAGACGTGAACACGGCGCATTGCGCGATCGACCTGCGCAATCCAAAAGCCAACGCGAAGAACTCGGGGTTTTTGCCTGAAGAGCGGGCCTGGATGGACAAGTTCATTGCAAAAGGCTACGTGGACACCTTTCGCAATCTGCATCCCGATGAGCCGGACCATTACACCTGGTGGAGTTACCGAGCCAATGTCCGCGCCAAGAACGTGGGTTGGCGGATCGATTATTTTTTCGTTACCGAAGATTTAACGGATCAGGTCAGAGATTCGTTCATAGAAGCGTCGGTCATGGGATCGGATCATTGCCCCATTGGATTGCAACTCGACGCTAGCTGA